A window from Sinanaerobacter sp. ZZT-01 encodes these proteins:
- a CDS encoding energy-coupling factor transporter ATPase gives MEDKIIQIEDLIFEYHKEDNEEEIIRALNGVTLNLKRGSFTAVIGKNGSGKSTLAKNINALLLPSGGAVYVNGYDTRDEEKIWDIRQSAGMVFQNPDNQLVSSIVEDDVAFGPENLGVEPAEIRKRVDDALKSVNMYAYRKNAPHLLSGGQKQRIAIAGVVAMRPECIILDEPTAMLDPHGREEVMDIIETLHRDGITIVLITHFMEEAALADRVVIMEDGKVVMDGTPVEIFTRAEEIKALNLDVPLTVELGARLRKHGIPVPQEIIDTEGLVDFLCRKYK, from the coding sequence ATGGAAGATAAAATCATTCAGATTGAGGATTTGATTTTCGAATATCATAAAGAAGACAATGAAGAAGAGATCATACGAGCGCTCAATGGTGTGACTTTGAATTTAAAACGGGGAAGCTTCACCGCAGTGATTGGAAAAAACGGTTCAGGAAAATCGACGCTGGCAAAAAACATAAATGCTTTGCTGCTTCCAAGTGGAGGTGCTGTGTATGTAAACGGGTATGACACTAGAGATGAGGAAAAGATTTGGGATATCCGGCAGTCAGCCGGTATGGTTTTTCAAAATCCGGATAATCAACTGGTTTCCTCAATCGTCGAGGATGATGTTGCATTTGGACCGGAAAATTTGGGTGTAGAGCCGGCGGAAATTCGTAAGAGAGTCGATGATGCTTTAAAAAGTGTAAATATGTATGCCTATCGGAAAAATGCACCACATTTGTTGTCCGGAGGTCAGAAACAGAGAATTGCAATTGCAGGTGTAGTGGCCATGCGTCCAGAATGCATCATATTAGATGAGCCAACTGCAATGCTCGATCCGCATGGACGGGAAGAAGTCATGGATATTATTGAAACTTTGCATCGTGACGGAATTACGATCGTATTGATTACGCACTTTATGGAAGAAGCAGCTCTAGCAGATCGAGTGGTCATTATGGAAGATGGCAAGGTTGTCATGGATGGAACTCCCGTTGAAATATTTACAAGAGCAGAGGAGATCAAGGCGTTGAATTTGGACGTGCCTCTTACAGTAGAGCTCGGTGCACGTTTAAGGAAGCATGGAATTCCGGTGCCGCAAGAAATCATTGATACAGAAGGACTGGTGGATTTTTTATGCCGCAAATACAAGTAA
- a CDS encoding Ig-like domain-containing protein: MLISTLKRMGSGLLAAVLICSLSIPNIEAYGASMKDIKGHWAEKYINQIIAAGIVKGYENGTFLPDNAVTRAEFSHMINATLGNTGTASVSFNDTPKSEWYYSDVAKALSAGYVSGYSDGSFKPNNPVSRQEAAVMLSRIVPTYGKTANIKSYKDYTSVESWSIESMQRMIGKGYLGAYDDGKLHPADKLTRAQTAKIISDILNNEAIVKNDPNVSSNGTSLTNKIYSNGVTISRSLGDGNAYIENCIVMGKLNVQGGGENSVNISNSRIVSADVSKASDSVRVYLKGETNIENVNVSNNAILQTSSLQGGNFGPGFKKVNVQRNAKVTFTGNFPEVNLAGSNSEVTITSGTVNSLNVASAANSTDVTVETNATILDSDINAACGFHGNGTIRTMRVNADGVTYAKKPTNVYVHSKVRVSPNEVDTNSDISMNPSNRSTNVSRNTDITLTFKKAMTLYNGKSITSSNIDDFVELREGSSNGSKVSFSASISSSKKVITIDPDSKLDDDEKYYVIIDKNELKDSSDNGNDAFSAYFSTGDDDQDGDITMSPAPRKSNVSRNTDITLTFDRAMTLYNGKTITSSNIDDFVELREDSSRGSKVKFNGSINSSKKVITIDPKSRLDDDKRYYVIIDKNELKDSNNNGNASFSAYFSTGDDDQDGDITMDPSPRKSNVSRNTDITLTFDRAMTLYNGKTITSSNIDDFVELREDSSRGSKVKFNGSINSSKKVITIDPKSRLDDDKRYYVIIDKNELKDSNNKGNDAFSAYFSTGDDDDAYTSFTPGNRDTNVSTSFRPTIRFSERVVTYNGSTIRTSDLSDIIDFRVNNSNGSRVSFNASISSDRYITITPKSNLSENTVYYLAVRNNTVKTYSNHTKIPSSYVTFTTQSTSVPQITRISASALSNNSISLTATGNQNGTIYSVVVPSSQSTPSASYIYSARNASGGYPSGSLNSYVYAYTSKYLGSINNLTSGTSYKVCSILRVGSTNSAVYTTTVTTTATSTTPNASISITNKSDSSISARITANEAGTLYAILVPSNETTPSVAQVTSLKNGNNAAPLSKNYGSVSKNGSISLSANSLDSNTSYTVYAVLVTSSAKSALTNASASTNAPVMQPAELSSLTVNGGKISLKSGTYSYSTTVESKDNISVDATASSGASVSDPSQTISIPSGSNTKTITISAYGDNKKTSTYTVTINYSNTGLSSITVDGRDISSSKSIDVDNEKKSVIVSAVSVDNNATVTVNSRSGTGAAEDAVLLNVGSNSVTISVKSNGSSQSYTVTINRSEASTPSPEPESVSTNE, from the coding sequence ATGCTTATATCTACATTAAAAAGAATGGGGAGTGGACTTTTAGCTGCTGTGTTAATATGTTCACTATCCATTCCGAATATTGAAGCCTATGGTGCATCTATGAAAGATATCAAGGGGCATTGGGCAGAAAAATACATCAATCAAATTATCGCTGCAGGAATTGTTAAGGGCTATGAAAATGGTACATTTTTACCAGATAATGCGGTTACCCGCGCTGAATTCTCACACATGATAAACGCTACCTTAGGAAACACAGGAACCGCTTCGGTATCCTTTAATGATACACCAAAATCCGAATGGTATTACAGTGATGTAGCAAAGGCTCTTTCTGCCGGTTACGTCAGCGGTTACAGTGATGGCAGCTTTAAACCAAACAATCCGGTCAGCAGACAAGAGGCAGCAGTCATGCTCTCACGCATCGTTCCGACTTACGGCAAGACTGCGAACATAAAAAGCTACAAAGATTATACCTCTGTGGAGAGCTGGTCTATAGAATCAATGCAGCGCATGATAGGAAAAGGATACCTTGGTGCCTATGATGACGGTAAACTTCATCCTGCGGATAAATTGACCCGCGCTCAAACCGCAAAAATTATCAGTGACATTTTGAATAACGAAGCAATTGTGAAAAATGATCCAAACGTATCCTCAAACGGCACTTCCCTTACAAATAAAATTTACTCAAATGGGGTAACGATCAGCCGTTCCCTCGGTGACGGAAACGCTTATATCGAAAATTGTATCGTTATGGGGAAACTCAATGTGCAAGGCGGCGGTGAAAACAGTGTTAACATTTCCAACTCACGGATTGTGAGTGCAGATGTTTCCAAAGCATCTGACTCGGTTCGCGTTTATTTAAAAGGTGAAACGAATATTGAAAACGTGAATGTTTCCAATAACGCTATCCTTCAGACTTCCAGCCTGCAGGGCGGAAATTTTGGCCCGGGCTTCAAAAAAGTTAATGTTCAAAGAAATGCTAAAGTTACCTTTACAGGGAATTTTCCTGAAGTCAACCTCGCAGGCTCAAATTCAGAAGTTACCATCACTTCCGGTACTGTGAATTCCTTAAATGTTGCATCCGCTGCAAACTCAACAGATGTTACCGTTGAGACCAACGCAACCATACTTGACAGTGACATCAATGCGGCATGCGGTTTTCATGGGAACGGCACCATACGTACGATGCGTGTAAATGCAGATGGTGTAACCTATGCAAAAAAACCCACTAATGTCTATGTGCATTCTAAAGTTAGGGTCAGTCCAAATGAAGTTGATACTAACTCTGATATTTCAATGAACCCTTCTAACCGTTCAACGAATGTTTCCAGAAATACAGATATTACCTTAACCTTTAAAAAAGCAATGACTCTTTACAACGGGAAATCGATTACTTCTTCCAATATTGATGATTTCGTTGAATTACGTGAGGGTTCTTCAAATGGAAGCAAGGTAAGCTTTAGCGCTTCGATCAGCTCTTCAAAAAAAGTTATAACGATTGACCCGGATTCGAAATTGGACGATGATGAAAAATACTATGTCATTATCGATAAAAACGAACTAAAAGATTCCAGTGATAATGGAAACGATGCTTTTTCCGCATATTTCAGCACAGGTGACGACGATCAGGACGGAGATATTACCATGAGTCCTGCTCCAAGAAAATCGAATGTTTCTAGGAATACAGATATTACTTTAACTTTTGATCGAGCTATGACGCTCTATAACGGAAAAACGATCACCTCATCAAATATCGATGATTTCGTTGAATTACGTGAAGATTCTTCAAGAGGCAGTAAAGTAAAATTCAATGGCTCGATCAACTCCTCAAAGAAGGTCATTACTATCGATCCGAAATCAAGGCTGGATGATGACAAGCGTTACTATGTAATCATTGATAAAAATGAACTAAAGGACTCCAATAATAACGGAAATGCTTCATTTTCCGCATATTTCAGCACAGGTGACGACGATCAGGACGGAGACATCACTATGGACCCGTCTCCAAGAAAATCGAATGTTTCTAGGAATACAGATATTACTTTAACTTTTGATCGAGCTATGACGCTCTATAACGGAAAAACGATCACCTCATCAAATATCGATGATTTCGTTGAATTACGTGAAGATTCTTCAAGAGGCAGTAAAGTAAAATTCAATGGCTCGATCAACTCCTCAAAGAAGGTCATTACTATCGATCCGAAATCAAGGCTGGATGACGACAAGCGTTACTATGTAATCATTGATAAAAATGAACTAAAGGATTCCAATAATAAAGGAAACGATGCTTTTTCTGCCTATTTCAGTACGGGCGATGACGATGATGCTTATACTTCGTTTACCCCAGGCAACAGAGACACAAATGTTTCGACATCATTCAGACCAACGATTCGTTTCTCTGAACGTGTAGTAACTTATAACGGATCGACCATAAGAACCAGTGATTTGAGTGACATCATCGATTTTCGTGTGAATAATTCCAATGGAAGCCGTGTAAGCTTTAATGCAAGCATCAGCTCGGACAGATACATCACAATTACACCAAAATCCAATCTAAGCGAGAATACAGTGTATTATCTTGCAGTTAGAAATAATACGGTAAAGACCTATTCGAATCATACGAAAATACCTTCTTCTTATGTAACATTTACAACTCAGTCTACAAGTGTTCCACAAATTACCAGAATTTCTGCGTCTGCTCTTTCAAACAACAGTATTTCGCTTACAGCAACCGGTAATCAAAATGGAACAATCTACTCTGTTGTTGTGCCAAGTTCACAAAGCACGCCAAGTGCAAGTTACATTTATTCAGCTCGAAACGCCAGTGGTGGTTATCCATCAGGAAGTTTAAACTCTTATGTCTATGCCTATACTTCAAAATATTTAGGCAGCATAAATAATCTAACCTCCGGTACTTCATACAAGGTTTGCAGTATTTTACGAGTCGGCTCTACTAATTCCGCCGTCTATACTACAACGGTTACTACTACCGCTACATCCACAACACCAAATGCCAGTATTTCTATTACTAATAAATCTGATTCTTCGATTAGTGCAAGGATTACTGCAAATGAAGCTGGTACACTTTATGCGATCCTGGTTCCTTCAAATGAAACAACACCAAGTGTCGCTCAAGTTACTAGTCTGAAAAATGGAAATAATGCTGCCCCACTTTCTAAAAACTATGGCAGTGTTTCAAAAAACGGAAGCATTTCTCTCTCTGCAAATAGTCTGGATTCAAATACTTCCTATACCGTGTATGCCGTTCTCGTCACCAGTTCAGCAAAATCTGCTTTAACAAATGCATCCGCTTCTACAAATGCACCGGTTATGCAACCTGCTGAGCTCAGTTCCTTGACGGTGAATGGAGGTAAAATCTCACTAAAATCAGGAACTTACTCGTATAGTACGACGGTTGAGAGCAAAGATAATATCTCTGTAGATGCAACTGCAAGCAGCGGTGCGTCCGTCAGCGATCCATCTCAAACGATAAGCATTCCTTCAGGAAGCAACACGAAGACCATTACAATTAGTGCCTATGGAGACAATAAAAAAACATCTACTTATACCGTTACCATCAATTATTCAAATACGGGATTGTCCTCCATCACAGTAGATGGCCGTGATATTTCATCAAGTAAATCTATTGATGTAGACAATGAAAAAAAATCCGTTATTGTTTCAGCTGTGTCCGTCGATAACAATGCAACTGTTACAGTAAACAGCCGAAGTGGAACTGGAGCTGCAGAAGATGCCGTACTTTTAAATGTGGGCAGTAATTCAGTTACAATAAGTGTTAAATCTAATGGCTCAAGCCAGAGTTATACAGTTACAATAAATCGTTCTGAAGCATCCACTCCTTCACCAGAACCAGAAAGTGTTTCCACTAATGAGTGA
- the accD gene encoding acetyl-CoA carboxylase, carboxyltransferase subunit beta — MLKKGLFRKPKNELEYKEVEQVISQPCIPDDVCISCPECKNTLFVSEVKENSHVCPVCGRHFKISARERLHMILDEDSFEELYSDLISFNRIDFPGYDDKLETAMQDSGESESVICAQGTIGGFNTAIFAMDSKFMMGSMGTVVGEKVTRLFEYATQKKLPVIGYTLSGGARMQEGILSLMQMAKTSGAVKRHSDAGNLYVVVLTDPTTGGVSASFAMEGDIILAEPKALVGFAGPRVIEQTIRQKLPQGFQRSEFLLEKGFVDAIVERKDQRDYLKNILALHSKEVLL, encoded by the coding sequence ATGTTAAAAAAAGGTTTGTTTCGAAAACCAAAAAATGAATTAGAATATAAGGAAGTGGAACAAGTAATTTCACAACCATGTATTCCGGATGATGTCTGTATTTCTTGCCCTGAGTGCAAAAATACCCTTTTTGTATCTGAAGTGAAAGAGAACAGCCATGTTTGCCCTGTCTGTGGGAGACACTTTAAAATAAGTGCAAGAGAACGACTGCATATGATTCTAGATGAGGATTCATTTGAAGAGCTTTATTCAGACTTAATTTCTTTTAATCGAATTGATTTTCCGGGATATGACGACAAGTTAGAGACTGCAATGCAGGATAGCGGGGAGTCAGAAAGTGTAATTTGTGCACAAGGTACGATTGGTGGATTTAACACAGCAATTTTTGCAATGGATTCCAAATTTATGATGGGAAGTATGGGGACAGTAGTTGGAGAAAAAGTTACAAGATTATTTGAGTACGCAACACAAAAAAAACTTCCGGTTATTGGATATACATTGTCTGGAGGTGCACGAATGCAGGAAGGCATTTTATCCTTAATGCAGATGGCAAAGACAAGTGGAGCAGTGAAACGCCATAGCGATGCGGGAAACCTCTATGTGGTTGTACTTACGGATCCTACTACGGGTGGTGTTTCGGCAAGTTTTGCGATGGAAGGTGACATTATATTGGCAGAACCAAAGGCGCTGGTTGGTTTTGCAGGACCAAGAGTCATAGAACAGACAATCAGACAGAAACTACCACAGGGCTTTCAAAGATCTGAATTCTTGTTAGAAAAAGGATTTGTTGATGCAATCGTGGAAAGAAAAGATCAGAGGGATTACTTAAAGAATATATTAGCACTTCATAGTAAGGAGGTGCTGCTATAA
- a CDS encoding energy-coupling factor transporter transmembrane component T, which translates to MIRDITLGQYYPGNSWIHRLDPRVKIISTFAFLISLFMVNDFIGFAIAGLFLAACIAISRVPLSFITKGLKPIFLIILFTFIVNLFMTRGTVLLSLGFFTITKEGLYNALFMALRLILLIMGSSILTLATKPISLTDGIERLLSPFQRFGMPAHELAMMMTIALRFIPTLLEETDKIMKAQMARGADFESGNLMQRAKALIPLLVPLFISAFRIALDLAMAMEARCYRGGDCRTRMNGMCLQKRDAAAFFVVGVYFIVLILQAYVL; encoded by the coding sequence ATGATTCGAGATATCACATTAGGACAATACTATCCAGGTAATTCATGGATTCATAGATTAGATCCAAGAGTAAAGATTATCAGCACATTTGCATTTTTAATATCTTTATTTATGGTAAACGACTTTATTGGCTTTGCTATAGCTGGCCTTTTTTTGGCGGCTTGCATTGCCATATCAAGAGTGCCCCTTTCTTTTATAACGAAAGGCTTAAAGCCGATATTTTTAATTATCCTGTTTACCTTTATTGTAAATTTATTTATGACAAGAGGAACGGTTCTGCTGTCCTTAGGTTTTTTTACAATTACCAAAGAAGGTCTTTACAATGCACTTTTCATGGCATTGCGTCTGATACTTCTCATTATGGGCTCTTCCATTTTGACATTGGCGACAAAGCCGATCAGCCTAACGGATGGAATTGAACGTCTTCTTTCGCCATTTCAGCGGTTTGGTATGCCGGCGCATGAATTAGCGATGATGATGACGATCGCTTTGCGTTTTATTCCGACGCTTTTGGAGGAAACCGATAAAATTATGAAAGCACAAATGGCAAGAGGGGCCGATTTTGAAAGTGGAAATTTAATGCAGAGAGCGAAAGCTTTGATTCCCCTTTTGGTTCCTTTGTTTATCAGTGCATTTCGCATTGCATTAGATCTTGCGATGGCGATGGAAGCTCGCTGTTATCGAGGTGGAGACTGCCGCACCCGTATGAATGGAATGTGTTTACAGAAAAGAGATGCAGCGGCATTCTTTGTGGTCGGCGTATATTTTATCGTTTTAATTTTGCAAGCATATGTTTTGTAA
- a CDS encoding acetyl-CoA carboxylase carboxyltransferase subunit alpha, with the protein MEAYKRVMTARAKGRATAQDFIDNLISDFMEFHGDRKYADDSAIIGGIGKLKNMPITVIGIERGHTTKEKVKRNFGAAHPEGYRKALRLMKQAEKFKRPVLCLVDTAGAYCGIEAEERGQSLAIAENLMEMMTLKTPILSLFIGEGGSGGALGLAVADQVWMLENAVYSVISPEGCASILWKDPSKMKEAAQCLKMTARELYDLGVVEKVIKEKEAGKDFKKVYYLLEDLLFDAFNKALKLEEADLLEMRYQRFRQIGTQER; encoded by the coding sequence ATGGAAGCTTATAAAAGAGTGATGACAGCCCGTGCAAAAGGCAGGGCAACAGCACAGGACTTTATTGATAATTTAATTAGTGATTTTATGGAATTTCATGGCGATCGCAAATATGCAGATGACTCTGCTATCATTGGTGGCATCGGTAAATTAAAAAATATGCCCATTACGGTGATTGGTATAGAAAGAGGCCATACAACAAAAGAGAAAGTAAAAAGAAACTTTGGTGCTGCACATCCAGAGGGGTATCGAAAGGCACTTCGATTGATGAAGCAGGCAGAAAAGTTTAAACGGCCGGTACTTTGCCTTGTGGATACGGCAGGCGCTTATTGTGGAATTGAAGCCGAGGAGCGTGGCCAAAGTTTGGCAATTGCAGAGAACTTAATGGAAATGATGACGCTAAAGACCCCTATTCTTTCTTTATTTATTGGAGAAGGAGGTAGCGGCGGTGCTTTGGGGCTTGCGGTTGCAGATCAAGTCTGGATGCTTGAAAATGCGGTCTACTCTGTTATTTCGCCGGAAGGATGCGCCAGCATTCTTTGGAAAGATCCTTCAAAGATGAAAGAGGCAGCGCAATGCCTTAAAATGACGGCAAGAGAATTGTATGATCTTGGAGTAGTAGAAAAAGTAATCAAAGAAAAGGAAGCGGGAAAAGATTTTAAAAAAGTGTATTACTTATTAGAGGATCTTTTGTTTGATGCATTTAATAAAGCTTTGAAACTAGAGGAAGCAGATTTGTTGGAAATGCGTTATCAAAGATTTCGACAAATTGGTACGCAAGAAAGATGA
- a CDS encoding energy-coupling factor transporter ATPase translates to MPQIQVKELTHIYAEGMPFETVALDRIHFEIEQGEFVGIIGHTGSGKSTLIQHLNGLLKPKSGQIIIEGLDITNKSVKMRDIRTKIGLVFQYPEYQLFEETVEKDIAFGPLNLGVSKDEAAKRVKEAMQLVGLDYKTLAKRSPFALSGGQKRRVAIAGVVAMRPKVLILDEPTAGLDPKAHQDVLQMVETIHRKEGITILLVSHNMGDIARLADKVLVMDGGRLVMTGTPSEIFHRAEDLKRMNLALPPATELMYRLKTKGAPVSADVLTIAEAEEEIYRWIGKR, encoded by the coding sequence ATGCCGCAAATACAAGTAAAAGAACTGACTCATATTTACGCGGAGGGAATGCCGTTTGAAACGGTTGCACTAGATCGTATTCATTTTGAAATTGAACAAGGTGAATTTGTAGGGATTATCGGCCATACTGGTTCAGGGAAATCAACTTTGATTCAGCATTTGAATGGGCTGCTTAAGCCAAAATCAGGACAGATTATTATTGAAGGTTTGGACATCACGAATAAATCAGTTAAAATGAGAGACATTCGCACGAAAATCGGGCTGGTTTTTCAGTACCCGGAATATCAGCTGTTTGAGGAAACGGTTGAGAAAGATATTGCGTTTGGTCCTTTAAATCTAGGGGTATCGAAGGATGAGGCAGCAAAAAGAGTAAAAGAAGCGATGCAGCTTGTAGGACTAGATTATAAGACACTTGCAAAGCGTTCTCCCTTTGCACTTTCCGGCGGCCAAAAAAGAAGGGTGGCAATTGCAGGTGTAGTGGCCATGCGTCCAAAAGTTCTAATATTGGATGAACCAACTGCGGGTTTAGACCCAAAGGCACATCAAGATGTTTTGCAAATGGTTGAAACGATTCACCGTAAAGAAGGGATTACTATTTTACTGGTATCTCATAATATGGGAGATATCGCAAGGCTTGCGGATAAGGTGCTGGTAATGGACGGCGGGCGTTTGGTGATGACGGGAACGCCAAGTGAGATTTTTCACAGAGCAGAAGATTTGAAACGTATGAATCTGGCTTTGCCGCCTGCTACAGAGCTTATGTACCGATTGAAAACGAAAGGCGCACCAGTATCAGCAGATGTTTTAACGATTGCAGAGGCAGAAGAGGAAATTTATCGATGGATTGGAAAGCGATGA
- a CDS encoding QueT transporter family protein produces MKYKHVLFLIQAAVIAAIYAVLTLVLMPFSYGVMQVRISEALTILPYFTPAAIPGLFVGCLLANIIGPYGILDIVFGSLTTLIAAVGSYFFRKYPLLVPLPPVVANGVIIGLLLHYAFGVPVAIWACMLWVGFGEFISCYVLGLPLMRLLKKYEYIFK; encoded by the coding sequence ATGAAATACAAGCATGTATTATTTCTGATTCAAGCAGCGGTAATTGCCGCTATTTATGCTGTCCTCACTTTAGTATTGATGCCTTTTAGTTATGGGGTTATGCAGGTGAGAATATCTGAGGCTTTGACTATCCTACCTTATTTTACACCGGCGGCGATTCCGGGTTTATTTGTAGGATGTCTGCTGGCCAATATTATTGGACCTTATGGAATATTAGATATTGTTTTCGGAAGTTTAACGACATTAATAGCAGCAGTTGGTTCGTATTTTTTTAGAAAATACCCATTGCTGGTACCATTACCTCCTGTGGTTGCAAACGGAGTGATCATTGGGTTATTGCTTCATTACGCATTTGGGGTTCCGGTTGCGATATGGGCTTGTATGCTTTGGGTCGGCTTTGGAGAGTTCATTTCTTGCTATGTGCTTGGGCTTCCACTGATGCGGCTATTAAAAAAATACGAATATATTTTTAAGTAA
- a CDS encoding L,D-transpeptidase, translating to MKPINILCTGCAAMLLLSVVLLLSQKFSYDTEHTVLRVKVSEPSSAVRKEEEKNQAIDFIVEEEIVEPSFPVKLKYNAYPMTLSYVVCEGDTNIHALPSQDAKLLRTAQKWEKLQYIESITFFKGVKRSTGEKWYHVYWYENEDGEVFADGSGQSQQGEGKNTLKKVFGFVGSDFASRRYFDFHQMEEKIQKLEGENKEGNLTYISNYKNYYGLPPLCKGKEVDEGGTPRSQSAPGYFSATKNSSFIYIPDGTLVKCLEYVNGFWHVRLVQNETQYFVPERYILRKEALTTLSKIIVIDRKNQNITSFEKYEGNWQITSCSLATTGTTNQYAQPTPLGCYFVIEKKPQFYYIKDGTDEIQGYAPYTLRFCGGAYIHGVSVSYKWENGKRIDPGLKEFSSSIGTVPLSHKCVRNYTSHAKFLYDWYTQNETVVLVIEP from the coding sequence ATGAAACCGATAAATATTTTATGTACAGGATGTGCAGCGATGCTTCTATTGAGCGTCGTTCTTTTATTGTCACAAAAATTTTCTTATGATACAGAGCATACTGTTTTACGTGTAAAGGTAAGTGAACCCTCATCTGCCGTGAGGAAGGAAGAAGAAAAGAATCAGGCAATTGATTTTATCGTTGAGGAAGAAATAGTAGAACCCAGTTTCCCAGTGAAACTGAAATATAATGCGTATCCCATGACGCTTTCCTATGTTGTGTGTGAAGGGGATACGAATATTCATGCTTTACCCTCGCAGGATGCAAAGCTTTTAAGAACAGCGCAGAAATGGGAGAAGCTTCAGTATATCGAGAGTATCACTTTTTTTAAAGGTGTAAAAAGGAGCACAGGAGAAAAATGGTATCATGTCTATTGGTATGAAAATGAGGATGGAGAGGTGTTTGCAGATGGAAGCGGGCAATCACAGCAAGGAGAAGGAAAAAACACGTTAAAAAAGGTATTTGGATTTGTAGGTTCGGATTTTGCTTCGAGAAGGTATTTTGATTTCCATCAGATGGAGGAAAAGATACAGAAACTTGAGGGAGAAAATAAGGAGGGGAATCTAACTTATATCAGCAATTATAAAAATTATTATGGATTACCGCCTTTGTGTAAGGGAAAAGAAGTGGATGAAGGAGGCACACCACGCAGTCAAAGTGCTCCTGGATACTTTAGCGCAACTAAGAATAGCAGCTTTATCTATATTCCAGATGGAACTTTAGTCAAATGCTTGGAGTATGTAAATGGTTTCTGGCATGTACGGCTTGTACAAAATGAAACACAGTATTTTGTTCCGGAGAGGTATATTCTCCGAAAAGAGGCGCTTACAACGCTTTCCAAGATCATTGTGATCGACAGGAAAAATCAAAATATTACTTCCTTTGAAAAATATGAAGGGAATTGGCAGATTACGTCATGTTCTCTGGCGACGACGGGTACGACAAATCAATATGCACAGCCGACACCGTTAGGCTGTTACTTTGTAATTGAAAAAAAACCACAATTCTATTATATTAAAGACGGAACAGATGAGATCCAAGGATATGCACCTTATACACTTCGTTTTTGTGGAGGTGCATATATTCATGGAGTATCTGTCTCTTACAAATGGGAGAACGGAAAACGTATTGATCCAGGCCTCAAAGAATTTTCTTCTTCAATCGGTACAGTGCCGCTTTCACATAAATGTGTAAGAAATTATACCTCGCATGCAAAATTTCTCTATGATTGGTATACGCAAAATGAGACGGTTGTACTCGTAATTGAGCCATAA